AGTTAATCGACGCTGCTATGGGAGATTTAACAATCATCACAGGACAAAAGCCAGTTGTAAGAAAGGCTAGAAAATCAGAGGCAGGATTCAAATTAAGAGAAGGAATGCCTATTGGTGCAAAAGTTACTTTAAGAAAAGAAAGAATGTATGATTTCTTAGATAGATTAATCAACGTAGTTCTTCCAAGAGTAAGAGACTTTGAAGGGGTTTCAGCTAATGCATTTGATGGAAGAGGAAACTATTCTCTAGGTTTAAGAGATCAGTTAGTTTTCCCTGAAATTGAATTCGATAAAGTTGACAAACTTTTAGGAATGTCTATCACTATCGTATCTTCTGCTAAAACAGATGAAGAAGGAAGAGCTTTACTTAAGGCATTCGGAATGCCTTTCAAAAAGTAATAGTGAGGAGGGTAAGAATACATGGCTAAAAAGTCAATGATCGCTAGAGATGTTAAGAGAGCGGAACTATGCGATAAATATGCTGAAAAAAGAGCTGAGCTGAAGAAAAGAGTTAAAGATGGAGATATGGAAGCAATGTTTGAATTAAACAAGTTACCAAAAAACTCTTCTCCAGTTAGAAAAAGAAATAGATGTCAATTAGACGGAAGACCAAGAGGATTCATGAGAGAATTCGGAATTTCAAGAGTTAAGTTTAGACAACTTGCTGGTGCTGGAATTATTCCAGGTGTAAAGAAATCATCTTGGTAAGAATCAATTAGATGATGAAAGGAGGCTTTTAATAGATGTTTTTAACAGATCCAATCGCTGATATGTTAACAAGAGTTAGAAATGCTAACGCAGTTATGCATGAGAAAGTTGACGTTCCTCACTCTAACTTAAAAGAGAAAATCGCTGAGATTTTAAAAGAGGAAGGATACATCGCTAACTTTAAAGTTGTAACTGATGGAAATAAAAAAAATATAAGAATATATTTAAAGTATGAAGGAAAAGAAAGAGTAATCAAAGGAATCAAGAGAATCTCTAAGCCAGGAAGAAGAGTATACGCTTCTGTAGAAGATATGCCAAGAGTATTATCTGGACTAGGAATCGCCATTGTTTCTACTTCTAAAGGTGTTGTAACAGACAGAACTGCTAGAAGAGAAAACATGGGTGGAGAGATCCTTGCATTCGTTTGGTAATAACTTGGGAGGTGGCCATTAATGTCAAGAGTAGGTAAAAAGATCATAGTGGTACCTGCTGGGGTAGAAGTTACAGTTACTCCTGAAAATGTAGTAACTGTAAAAGGTCCTAAAGGTACTTTAACTAAGGAATTTAATCAAGAATTAACTATAAAACTTGAAAATAATGAAATCACAATAGAGAGATCTAATGATTTACCATTTTCAAGATCTATCCACGGAACAACAAGAGCTATCATCAATAACATGATAGTTGGAGTTTCTGCTGGATTCAAGAAAACTCTAAACCTTGTTGGAGTTGGATATAGAGCTGCAGAAAAAAATAACGGATTAGAGATGTCATTAGGATATTCTCACCCAGTTATTATTGATGCTGTTCCAGGAATCAAAATGACAGTTGAGAAAAACACAACTGTACATATTGAAGGAGCAGAAAAAGATGTAGTAGGTCAAGTTGCTGCTAACATCAGAGCTAAGAGAGCTCCAGAGCCTTATAAAGGTAAAGGAGTTAAGTACGCTGATGAAGTAATCAGAAGAAAAGAAGGTAAAAAGTCATAATAGGTGACTAGTTGCTTTAAAGAAGGAGGTTAGTGAGTTGTTTAAGAAAGTTAATAGAGAATCTATTAGAAGAAGAAAGCACTTATCTATCAGAAACAAGATTTCTGGTACTGCTGAAAGACCAAGACTTTCTGTATATAGATCAAACAACAATATCTTTGCTCAACTTATCGATGATGTGAATGGAGTAACTTTAGCTGCTTCATCTACTATCGAAAAAGAGATCAAAGCCAATGTAAAACACGGAGGAAATGTTGAAGCTGCAAAATTAGTAGGAAAGGCACTAGCTGAGAAAGCTGTTGCAAAGAATATAACAGTTGTAGTATTTGACAGATCTGGATATAAATACACAGGAAGAATTGCTGCCCTTGCAGAAGCTGCAAGAGAAGCAGGATTAAAATTCTAATTCTTGTAGAGAGGAGGACTTCACTTGTCTAAGTTTTTAAATAAAGAAGAAAAACAATTTCAAGAGAAATTAATAAAAATCTCTAGAGTATCTAAGACAACTAAAGGAGGAAGAACAATATCTTTCTCAGTTTTAGCTGCTGTAGGTGATGGAGAAGGAAATATTGGATTAGGACTAGGAAAAGCAAATGGTGTACCTGACGCTATTAAAAAAGCAATTGCATCTGCTAAGAAAAATCTAGTTCACGTATCTTTAAAAGGAAATACTATTCCTCATGAGATCGTTGGTAAATGGGGAGCTACATCTATATGGATGGCACCTGCATATGAAGGTACAGGAGTAATCGCTGGATCTTCATGTAGAGAGATCCTTGAGTTAGTAGGAGTACAAAACATTCTTACTAAAATCAAAGGTTCTAGAAACAAACACAACGTTGCAAGAGCTACAGTTGAAGCTTTAAGATTATTAAGAACAGCTGAGCAAGTTGCAGCTTTAAGAGGAAAAGAAGTTAAGGATATCTTAAGCTAGGAGGTAGAGAAATGGCAAAGCTTAGAATAGAGCTTATTAAAAGCATTATCGGAAGAAAGCCTAACCATATAGCGACTTTAAAGTCACTAGGGCTTAAGAAGATAAATGATGTGGCTGAGCATACAGCAACTCCTGAAATAAAAGGAAAGCTTGCTCAGGTGTCTTATCTTATAAAAGTAGAGGAGGTGCAATAATCAATGAAATTAAATCAATTACAACCTTCTGTACCTAAAAAAGATAGAAAAAGAGTAGGAAGAGGAGAATCTTCAGGATTAGGAAAAACTGCTGGTAAAGGAAGCAACGGACAAAAGTCAAGAGCTGGTGCTAGTGTTAAACCTTATTTCGAAGGTGGACAAATGCCTCTTTATAGAAGAGTTCCAAAGAGAGGATTCTCTAACTCTTTATTCAGAAAAGATTATGCAGTAATCAACTTATCTGATTTAAATAGATTTGAAGAAGGAACTGAAGTAACTCCTGAATTATTAGTTGCTACAGGTATCGTTAAGAAACTTGGTGCAGGAATTAAAGTTTTAGGAAATGGGTCTTTAGAGAAAAAAGTTTCTGTTAAAGCTCATAAAGTTTCTGAATCAGCTAAAGCAGCAGTTGAAGCAAAAGGTGGATCTGTAGAAATTATAGAAATAAAATCTTTTGCAGATGTTGCAAAAAATAACTAATTATAGTATCCTTAATAGAAGGAACTTTTAAATAGTTATTATAAGGTGGGGTGAAGAGTTATGACTTTGTTAGAAAAGTTTAACATGAAACTTAGAGGTATTATTAAAATTCCTGAGCTGAGGGAAAGAATAATCTTCACCTTATTGATGTTCCTAGTAGCTAGGGTAGGGACTTATATCCCTGCTCCTGGTGTAGATATAGATCGTTTGGCACAGATGACTGCGCAAAACGATCTACTAGGATACATTAATATGTTCTCAGGGGGAGCTTTTCAAAGAGTATCAATTTTTGCATTGGGAATCGTACCCTATATCAATGCTTCAATAGTATTTAGCTTACTTGCTGTTATTATTCCGAAGCTTGAGGAGATACAAAAAGAGGGTGAATCAGGCAGAAATAAAATTACTCAATGGACAAGATATCTTACTATTGTAATTGCCATAGTACAAGGAATCGGAGTATGTACATGGTTACAGTCCGTTGGATTAGTAACAACACCAGGATTTTCATTTTTCTTAACAACTATTGTAACATTAACTGCTGGTACAGTATTTTTAATGTGGGTAGGAGAGCAAATCTCAGTTAAGGGTATTGGTAATGGAGTTTCATTACTTATATTTCTAAATGTAATTTCAGGTGGACCAAGAGCGATAGTTCAAACAATGCAGGATATGCAAGGAAACAAATTCCTAGTACCTGTACTATTATTAGTGGGATTAGCAGCAGTTGTTACAATTGCTGGAATTGTAATATTCCAACTAGGTCAAAGAAAAATTCCAGTTCATTATGTTGGAAAGGGATTTGGAGGAAATAGTGGAATGGGACAAAATTCATATATTCCTTTAAAACTAAATAGTGCTGGTGTAATGCCAGTAATCTTTGCTTCAGTTGTAATGATGGTTCCATCTTTACTAGTAAATATGTTACCTGGAACATTTCCTGGAAAAGTATTGCTAGCAAGATATTTTAGTAACTATCATCCAGTATACTTAATACTTTATGCATTGGTTATAATTTTCTTCTCGTTTTTCTATACTGCTATTGTTTTTGATCCAGAAAAAGTTGCAGATAATTTAAAACAGGGTGGAGGAGCTATTCCAAGCATAAGACCAGGAGCAGACACAGCTGACTATCTAGAAAGAGTTGTAACGAGAATAACCTGGGGAGGCGCTATATTCTTAGCGATTATCGCCATTTTACCGATGATAATATTTAATGCTTTTAATCTACCAGTATTCTTTGGTGGAACAGGTATTATAATTGTTGTTGGGGTTGCTTTAGATACTGTACAACAGATAGATGCTCACCTTATTATGAAAGAATATAAGGGATTCTTATAATATCTATGGCACGGCAAAAGGTCGTGTCATTTTTTATTTTTAATGCAAAATAAAAAGAATTAATGTATAATTAATAGTATAATTTTAAGAATGGGAGATGAAAGTAATGAATATAATGTTATTCGGAGCTCCAGGAGCTGGAAAAGGAACACAAGCTAAGTATATTATAGATAAGTATGGTATACCACAAATATCAACTGGAGATATGTTAAGAGCTGCAATTACAGCAGGAACTCCAATGGGTATGGAAGCTAAAAAATTTATGGATGAAGGGAAATTAGTACCTGATTCAACTATAATCGGAATTATAAAAGAGAGATTATCTCAAGAGGATTGTAAAAAAGGATTTATTCTTGATGGATTCCCAAGAACTCTAGCTCAAGCAGAAGCTCTTGAAGAATTAATGAAAGAATTAAATATTAAGTTAGATAAGGTTATATCATTAAATGTACCTGATGAATTAATCGTAGGAAGAATTACTGGAAGAAGAGTATGTCCTGCTTGTGGAGCATCTTTCCATACAGTATTTAATCCATCTAAAGTAGAGGGAAAATGTGATTACTGTGGAGCAGATTTAATTACTAGAAAGGATGATACAGCTGAAACTGTTAACAAAAGACTAGAAGCATATCATTCACAAACTGCACCTTTATTTGACTTTTACAAAGATAGAGATGTTTTAGTAGAATTAGATGGAACTAAAGAGATTGAAGAAATTAAAAATGAAATTTTTTCTATTTTAGGTTAATTATTATAAGGGTTAGAAAGGATTAATATGGTAGTTTTAAAAACCTTAGATGAGATTAAAGAAATAAAAAAAGCAAATGAAATAATTGCTAGATTATACGAAGAGGTTTTACCAAAGTATATAAAAGCTGGAGTTTCTACCTTAGAATTAAATAATATAATTGAAGATTATATTAGAACAGCAGGAGCAATTCCTGCTACTATAGGAGTAGGAGGCCCAGTTAATCCTTATCCAGCTGGATCTTGTATCTCTGTAAATGAAGAAGTAGTTCATGGAATTCCAAGAGCTAATAAGATTTTACAAGAGGGAGACATTGTCGGTGTTGACGTAGTAACTAATTTAAATGGATATTTTGGAGATTCTGCTATTACTTTCCCAGTTGGGAAAATAGATGAAGAAGCAACAAGATTACTAGAAGTAACTAAGGTGGCTAGAGATATTGGTATTGAAGCTGCAGTTGCAGGAAATAGATTAGGAGATGTAGGTCATGCCATACAACAATATGTTGAGAAAAATGGATTTACTGTGGTAAGAGATTTTTCTGGACATGGTGTTGGAAAAGCTATGCATGAGGATCCATGTATTCCTAACTTTGGAAGAAGAGGAAGAGGGTTAAAAATTGAAGATGGAATGGTTTTAGCAATAGAGCCAATGGTTAATGAAGGAAGCTATAAAGTTAGTATTGAGAATGATGGTTGGACTGTTGTAACAAGGGATGGAAAGAGATCAGCTCACTTTGAACACTCTATAGCAATTATAGACGGAAAGCCACTAATTTTAAGTAAATTAGACTAAATATTTATCAAAAATAGCTAGACTTTTTTTGATAGAAATGATACAATGGTTTGAAGTTCTGTTCGATAGGAGGAATTATGTCAAAAAAGGATGTTATCGAATTAGAAGGTACTATTATTGAGGCCCTTCCTAATGCGATGTTTCAGGTTGAATTAGAGAATGGTCATACGATTTTAGGGCACATTTCTGGAAAAATGAGAATGAACTATATTAAAATTTTACCAGGAGACAAGGTAACGGTACAAATCTCACCTTATGATTTATCAAGAGGTAGAATAGTATACAGGAAAAAGTAGTATCTAGTATCGTGAAAGGAGGTAAAAATGAAGGTAAGAGCATCAGTTAAACCTATTTGCGACAAATGTAAAGTTATCAAGAGACACGGGAAGATCAGAGTAATCTGTGAAAATCCAAAGCATAAGCAAGTTCAAGGATAATTTTATATTTAAATATTAGTACTGACATTGGAAGTACTGTAAAGGTATGTTGGACTGTAGGGTCCTTTCTTATGGATCGCCAGCCATAAGGCATATCGAAGAAAGTCTTTAGATGGTTCTTATACCATCGAATATATAAATTTTCGGAAGAGGAGGAATCAATTTTGGCTAGAATCGCAGGAGTAGATATTCCTAGAAATAAAAGAGTTGAGATTGCGTTAACTTATATTTATGGAATTGGAAAACCAACTTCACAAAAAGTTTTAAAAGAAGCAGGAGTTAGCTTTGATACAAGAGTTAAAGATTTAACTGAAGAAGAAATAAACAAAATCAGAGCTATCATTGAAAACGTTAAAGTAGAGGGTGACCTTAGAAAAGACGTTAGACTTGCTATAAAAAGATTAATGGACATCAGATGTTACAGAGGATTAAGACATAAAATGAATCTACCTGTAAGAGGACAAAAATCTAAAACAAATGCAAGAACTAGAAAAGGTCCTAAAAAACCTATTAAAAAATAATTAAGCTTATTGTAGTATAGAAATAGAAAGGCTTTTAAAGTAAGGAGGTAGCTAAAGTTGGCTAAGAAGAAGGTAGCTAAGATCAAGAAAAAATTAAAAAATATTCCTAATGGAATAGCTCATATACACTCAACTTTCAACAACACTATAATCGCTATTACTGATACTGAAGGGAAAGTAATTAGCTGGAAATCAGGTGGAACTTCTGGGTTCAAAGGAACTAAGAAGGGTACTCCATTCGCGGCTCAAATCGCAGCAGAGCAAGCAGCTCAAATCGCAACGGAAAATGGAATGAAGAAATTAGAAGTAAGAGTGAAAGGTCCTGGATCAGGAAGAGAAGCTGGAATCAGATCTCTTCAAGCAGCTGGGTTAGAAGTTACAAAGATTACTGACGTAACTCCAGTTCCACACAATGGATGTAGACCACCAAAAAGAAGAAGAGTGTAATCACTTTTATTGGTAAGGCATTAAGCTCATTATCGTAGTTATAATTTAATAAGTGAAGGAGGAACAAATAAGAGATGGCAAGAAATAGACAGCCTATTTTAAAGAGATGTAGAGCTCTTGGAATCGATCCAGTTGTTTTAGGAGTTAACAAATCTTCAAAAAGAGGGATGAGACCAAACGCTAATAAAAAGCCTACAGAGTACGCTATTCAATTAAATGAAAAGCAGAAGGCTAAGTTCATATATAACGTAATGGAGAAGCAGTTCAGAAAGCTTTATGAGGAAGCAACTAGAAAAGATGGTGTAACAGGTTTAAATCTAATCCAATATTTAGAGAGAAGATTAGAGAACGTTGTTTACAGATTAGGTTTTGCTAAGACTAGAAGACAAGCAAGACAAGTAGTTTCTCACGGACATATTGCAGTAAATGGAAGAAGGGTAAATATTGCTTCTTATAGAGTAAAAGCAGGAGACGTAGTTTCTGTAATTGAAAACTCTAAAAATATTGATTTAATAAAGAACGCAGTAGAAGAGAGTGCAGTTCCAGCATGGTTACAGTTAGATAAAGCTAACTTTGCAGGTACAGTTCTTCAGAACCCAACTAAAGACGATTTAGATTTCGATCTAAATGAAGCTTTAATAGTTGAGTTCTATTCTAGATAATAAACCCTTTAATAGGAGTTGATCAGATGTTAAAAATCGAAAAACATGCTAGGGGTATTAACATTACCGAAGTAAAAGAAAATGACTTCAAAGGGCAATACATTATTGAGCCTTTATATAGAGGATATGGGCACACAATTGGTAACGCTTTAAGAAGAGTATTACTTTCGTCTATACCTGGAGCAGCTATCAAGGGTGTAAGAATTGATGGAGTATTAAGCGAATTTTCTGTTGTAGAAGGAATTAAAGAAGCTGTAACAGATATTATTCTTAATATAAAAGAAATTGTTATTAAAACAGAATCTGCGGGAGAGAGAAAAATGACTCTTTCTGCAAGAGGACCTAAAGTAGTTACTGCAGCTGATATTATTCCTGATGTTGGACTAGAAATTGTGAATCCAGATCAAGTTATCTGTACATTAACTACAGATAGAGAGCTTGATATGGAATTCTTAGTAGATACTGGAGAAGGATTTGTAGTATCAGAAGATATTGAGAAGAAAGACTGGCCAGTTGATTATATAGCAGTTGATGCTATATATACTCCAATTAGAAAAGTATCTTATGCAATTGAAGATACAATGGTTGGAAGAATGACTGACTTTGATAAATTAACACTAGACGTTGAAACAGACGGAAGTGTTGCAATAAGAGATGCAATTTCTTATGCAGTTGAGCTTTTAAAACTTCATTTA
The Cetobacterium ceti genome window above contains:
- the rpsM gene encoding 30S ribosomal protein S13, giving the protein MARIAGVDIPRNKRVEIALTYIYGIGKPTSQKVLKEAGVSFDTRVKDLTEEEINKIRAIIENVKVEGDLRKDVRLAIKRLMDIRCYRGLRHKMNLPVRGQKSKTNARTRKGPKKPIKK
- the rpmD gene encoding 50S ribosomal protein L30; this translates as MAKLRIELIKSIIGRKPNHIATLKSLGLKKINDVAEHTATPEIKGKLAQVSYLIKVEEVQ
- the rpsK gene encoding 30S ribosomal protein S11 encodes the protein MAKKKVAKIKKKLKNIPNGIAHIHSTFNNTIIAITDTEGKVISWKSGGTSGFKGTKKGTPFAAQIAAEQAAQIATENGMKKLEVRVKGPGSGREAGIRSLQAAGLEVTKITDVTPVPHNGCRPPKRRRV
- the rplR gene encoding 50S ribosomal protein L18; amino-acid sequence: MFKKVNRESIRRRKHLSIRNKISGTAERPRLSVYRSNNNIFAQLIDDVNGVTLAASSTIEKEIKANVKHGGNVEAAKLVGKALAEKAVAKNITVVVFDRSGYKYTGRIAALAEAAREAGLKF
- the rplF gene encoding 50S ribosomal protein L6; protein product: MSRVGKKIIVVPAGVEVTVTPENVVTVKGPKGTLTKEFNQELTIKLENNEITIERSNDLPFSRSIHGTTRAIINNMIVGVSAGFKKTLNLVGVGYRAAEKNNGLEMSLGYSHPVIIDAVPGIKMTVEKNTTVHIEGAEKDVVGQVAANIRAKRAPEPYKGKGVKYADEVIRRKEGKKS
- the rpsH gene encoding 30S ribosomal protein S8 is translated as MFLTDPIADMLTRVRNANAVMHEKVDVPHSNLKEKIAEILKEEGYIANFKVVTDGNKKNIRIYLKYEGKERVIKGIKRISKPGRRVYASVEDMPRVLSGLGIAIVSTSKGVVTDRTARRENMGGEILAFVW
- the map gene encoding type I methionyl aminopeptidase gives rise to the protein MVVLKTLDEIKEIKKANEIIARLYEEVLPKYIKAGVSTLELNNIIEDYIRTAGAIPATIGVGGPVNPYPAGSCISVNEEVVHGIPRANKILQEGDIVGVDVVTNLNGYFGDSAITFPVGKIDEEATRLLEVTKVARDIGIEAAVAGNRLGDVGHAIQQYVEKNGFTVVRDFSGHGVGKAMHEDPCIPNFGRRGRGLKIEDGMVLAIEPMVNEGSYKVSIENDGWTVVTRDGKRSAHFEHSIAIIDGKPLILSKLD
- the rplO gene encoding 50S ribosomal protein L15, translated to MKLNQLQPSVPKKDRKRVGRGESSGLGKTAGKGSNGQKSRAGASVKPYFEGGQMPLYRRVPKRGFSNSLFRKDYAVINLSDLNRFEEGTEVTPELLVATGIVKKLGAGIKVLGNGSLEKKVSVKAHKVSESAKAAVEAKGGSVEIIEIKSFADVAKNN
- the rpmJ gene encoding 50S ribosomal protein L36, which produces MKVRASVKPICDKCKVIKRHGKIRVICENPKHKQVQG
- the secY gene encoding preprotein translocase subunit SecY, whose amino-acid sequence is MTLLEKFNMKLRGIIKIPELRERIIFTLLMFLVARVGTYIPAPGVDIDRLAQMTAQNDLLGYINMFSGGAFQRVSIFALGIVPYINASIVFSLLAVIIPKLEEIQKEGESGRNKITQWTRYLTIVIAIVQGIGVCTWLQSVGLVTTPGFSFFLTTIVTLTAGTVFLMWVGEQISVKGIGNGVSLLIFLNVISGGPRAIVQTMQDMQGNKFLVPVLLLVGLAAVVTIAGIVIFQLGQRKIPVHYVGKGFGGNSGMGQNSYIPLKLNSAGVMPVIFASVVMMVPSLLVNMLPGTFPGKVLLARYFSNYHPVYLILYALVIIFFSFFYTAIVFDPEKVADNLKQGGGAIPSIRPGADTADYLERVVTRITWGGAIFLAIIAILPMIIFNAFNLPVFFGGTGIIIVVGVALDTVQQIDAHLIMKEYKGFL
- the infA gene encoding translation initiation factor IF-1, with the protein product MSKKDVIELEGTIIEALPNAMFQVELENGHTILGHISGKMRMNYIKILPGDKVTVQISPYDLSRGRIVYRKK
- the rpsD gene encoding 30S ribosomal protein S4, with amino-acid sequence MARNRQPILKRCRALGIDPVVLGVNKSSKRGMRPNANKKPTEYAIQLNEKQKAKFIYNVMEKQFRKLYEEATRKDGVTGLNLIQYLERRLENVVYRLGFAKTRRQARQVVSHGHIAVNGRRVNIASYRVKAGDVVSVIENSKNIDLIKNAVEESAVPAWLQLDKANFAGTVLQNPTKDDLDFDLNEALIVEFYSR
- the rpsE gene encoding 30S ribosomal protein S5, translated to MSKFLNKEEKQFQEKLIKISRVSKTTKGGRTISFSVLAAVGDGEGNIGLGLGKANGVPDAIKKAIASAKKNLVHVSLKGNTIPHEIVGKWGATSIWMAPAYEGTGVIAGSSCREILELVGVQNILTKIKGSRNKHNVARATVEALRLLRTAEQVAALRGKEVKDILS
- the rplE gene encoding 50S ribosomal protein L5, translated to MSKYVSRYHKLYDEVIIPALMKELGLSNVMECPKLDRVVVNMGVGEATQNTKLIDAAMGDLTIITGQKPVVRKARKSEAGFKLREGMPIGAKVTLRKERMYDFLDRLINVVLPRVRDFEGVSANAFDGRGNYSLGLRDQLVFPEIEFDKVDKLLGMSITIVSSAKTDEEGRALLKAFGMPFKK
- the rpsN gene encoding 30S ribosomal protein S14, with the translated sequence MAKKSMIARDVKRAELCDKYAEKRAELKKRVKDGDMEAMFELNKLPKNSSPVRKRNRCQLDGRPRGFMREFGISRVKFRQLAGAGIIPGVKKSSW
- a CDS encoding adenylate kinase, with the translated sequence MNIMLFGAPGAGKGTQAKYIIDKYGIPQISTGDMLRAAITAGTPMGMEAKKFMDEGKLVPDSTIIGIIKERLSQEDCKKGFILDGFPRTLAQAEALEELMKELNIKLDKVISLNVPDELIVGRITGRRVCPACGASFHTVFNPSKVEGKCDYCGADLITRKDDTAETVNKRLEAYHSQTAPLFDFYKDRDVLVELDGTKEIEEIKNEIFSILG
- a CDS encoding DNA-directed RNA polymerase subunit alpha, with the translated sequence MLKIEKHARGINITEVKENDFKGQYIIEPLYRGYGHTIGNALRRVLLSSIPGAAIKGVRIDGVLSEFSVVEGIKEAVTDIILNIKEIVIKTESAGERKMTLSARGPKVVTAADIIPDVGLEIVNPDQVICTLTTDRELDMEFLVDTGEGFVVSEDIEKKDWPVDYIAVDAIYTPIRKVSYAIEDTMVGRMTDFDKLTLDVETDGSVAIRDAISYAVELLKLHLDPFLDLGNRMDHLRVDIEEEEETTSSTTKDDNVLNIKIEELDLTVRSFNCLKKAGIEEVGQLARMSMNELLKIKNLGRKSLDEILEKMKELGFDLNSNGSVE